ATTTATACCCTCTGTTCTgtctctccttctcttctcgACTCTCAGCCATGGACTCTGAATCTGTCGTCTCCCAAGTCCAGCGCAAGATTGAGCTACAAGCTCCAGAAGATCTCTCGTATCTCATCGCAAACGTCCGTCGCGCAGCCACCGAACGTCTAAACGAAGCTTTCCCTCCGGTTGAAGGAGCCGATGGCGAAGATGAATTGCGCAATCAAATAGAGGAACTTGTCAATGAGGTACATCATTCCTACCATGCTCTGCTGTCGAGACTTGACGCTAACTGATTAAACAGTACATCGACAAAACCTTCTCACTCGCATCCCCGAACCTCTCTATCAACGGCCTACCCGTCGTTGCAAACACTTTTCTCTCCGAAACCCCCGCCGAGCCAGAAGAAGTCTACGAACCTTTCGACACGCGCAAGCGCCGTCGCGTCGCAGACCTCATCACC
This Fusarium poae strain DAOMC 252244 chromosome 3, whole genome shotgun sequence DNA region includes the following protein-coding sequences:
- a CDS encoding hypothetical protein (BUSCO:52267at5125); this encodes MDSESVVSQVQRKIELQAPEDLSYLIANVRRAATERLNEAFPPVEGADGEDELRNQIEELVNEYIDKTFSLASPNLSINGLPVVANTFLSETPAEPEEVYEPFDTRKRRRVADLITQEEKLLEDVAALKRSVPAIAAANQAEQLHDSLKRDDDMLEARKKQFAAEAAEIELNVQPLERQNGVEAGFRDAVEGLGRLKREMPAVVAKMERARVAGEYVVTQGR